A DNA window from Anaerocolumna sp. AGMB13020 contains the following coding sequences:
- a CDS encoding Zn-dependent hydrolase codes for MKINLERLEKNLKELSLFGRKEDGGIDRSLGNEAEEEARSWLLEKALDMGAAIKIDAMANIWINWKTNNSDNKPITLGSHHDAVSDGGMYDGALGVLMGLEIMQTLKENQVPLEHPLQVVSFTAEEPNPFQISTMGSRGVTGKLTLEKLQASRHLITGESLGTAIKRAGGNIQGLLKAQVGKKDMAAFIECHIEQGRNLFDNKLSAGTVTKITGIYREFVTVKGEANHAGTTRMEYRHDAFLAAAQAALVVEETAKALKRRDVVATVGWVEVNPNSANIISGNTKFIMELRFPGEMVKQQMLQRIEKDFLKIENNRGISFQREIILDQAPAPMDEGIMKIIGDEISKEQTPLSLAAEESSGLEFINHVPMLVSMAGHDAVHMSGITRTGMIFVQSIEGKSHCREEKTDGKDIEIAGNALLNAVLRLDKELTNENLN; via the coding sequence ATGAAAATAAATCTGGAACGACTGGAGAAGAATCTGAAGGAATTATCGCTGTTCGGACGAAAGGAAGACGGCGGCATTGACCGTTCACTGGGAAATGAAGCGGAGGAAGAAGCAAGAAGCTGGTTGCTTGAAAAGGCACTGGATATGGGAGCTGCTATAAAAATAGATGCAATGGCTAATATATGGATTAACTGGAAAACAAACAACTCCGATAACAAACCAATCACTCTTGGCTCTCACCATGATGCTGTATCTGACGGTGGAATGTACGACGGTGCTCTGGGTGTATTAATGGGACTTGAAATAATGCAGACCTTAAAGGAAAACCAGGTGCCGCTTGAGCATCCTCTTCAGGTAGTATCCTTTACTGCTGAGGAACCCAACCCCTTTCAAATCTCTACGATGGGAAGCAGAGGAGTTACCGGTAAACTTACATTAGAAAAGCTGCAAGCCTCCAGACATCTTATAACCGGTGAAAGCCTTGGAACTGCAATAAAACGAGCCGGTGGTAACATTCAGGGATTGCTGAAGGCACAAGTAGGAAAGAAGGATATGGCAGCATTTATTGAATGCCATATCGAACAGGGGCGAAACCTCTTTGACAATAAGCTTTCTGCCGGGACAGTAACGAAAATTACAGGAATATACAGAGAATTCGTAACAGTAAAGGGTGAAGCAAATCATGCAGGAACCACACGGATGGAATACCGCCATGATGCATTTTTGGCCGCTGCACAAGCCGCTCTAGTGGTTGAGGAGACAGCAAAAGCATTAAAACGCAGGGACGTGGTTGCCACGGTCGGCTGGGTTGAGGTTAACCCAAATTCCGCCAATATTATATCCGGTAACACAAAGTTTATAATGGAACTTCGTTTTCCCGGGGAGATGGTCAAACAACAGATGCTCCAAAGGATTGAGAAGGACTTTTTAAAGATCGAGAATAACCGTGGAATAAGCTTTCAACGTGAAATTATACTGGATCAGGCACCTGCACCAATGGATGAAGGAATAATGAAAATAATAGGGGATGAGATATCAAAAGAACAGACTCCACTGTCACTGGCAGCAGAAGAAAGCAGTGGGCTGGAATTTATCAATCATGTTCCAATGCTTGTCAGTATGGCAGGCCACGATGCAGTACACATGTCCGGAATTACAAGAACCGGTATGATTTTCGTGCAGAGCATTGAGGGGAAGAGTCATTGCAGAGAAGAAAAAACAGATGGCAAGGATATTGAAATAGCAGGAAATGCATTGCTGAATGCAGTTCTGAGACTGGATAAGGAGTTAACCAATGAAAACCTTAATTAG
- a CDS encoding amidohydrolase family protein yields the protein MKTLIRPKLVYFKGTFQDNISVLIEDGTIIQIGDVLDIRLKHTPEQEFIWENMVMLPGTVNVHNHSFQSLLRGLAVGKPFLEWRDKALYRISPLLTPEDIYVGALLAFGEMMKYGVTCVSDFFYLHNNGLEGDMAIIQAAKDIGIRLVLARTMYDWTGAPKGYIETVPEAVMNTRYLAKQYNNAADAMTTILPAPHSLHAATPEMIQAGHALAQELGTKFHIHVAEEPFEVKEVLDKYQLRPVEFFEKLGVLDDKMVMVHAVWLNEREKELMADKKASLAYCPSSNMFLADGVTDIAWMAEAGINIGLGSDGACSNNRISVFEEMRMSSLLQKVTKLNALLIDSEQAYHMGTVNGGTLLELPIGEIKEGYKADLLGVDLMDISLQPFFSDYEQLLPNIVYSMQPAAIKEVIVNGHRTVHKGKLTTIEEGDIVKQVSELSRRIHTAIRSS from the coding sequence ATGAAAACCTTAATTAGACCCAAATTAGTATATTTTAAAGGGACTTTTCAAGATAATATTTCTGTTTTAATAGAAGATGGGACTATTATACAAATCGGTGATGTTTTGGATATCAGGCTTAAACATACACCGGAACAGGAGTTTATATGGGAAAACATGGTTATGTTACCTGGAACGGTAAATGTACATAATCACAGCTTTCAAAGTTTGTTAAGAGGCCTGGCGGTTGGAAAGCCCTTTTTGGAGTGGCGTGACAAGGCCTTATACCGTATTTCTCCCTTGTTAACCCCGGAGGATATCTATGTAGGAGCACTGCTGGCATTTGGGGAAATGATGAAATATGGTGTTACCTGTGTCTCAGATTTCTTCTATCTGCATAATAACGGTCTTGAGGGTGATATGGCAATCATTCAGGCTGCTAAAGATATCGGAATCCGACTGGTACTTGCCAGAACCATGTATGATTGGACGGGTGCCCCCAAAGGTTACATAGAGACTGTCCCGGAAGCTGTTATGAATACCAGATATCTGGCTAAGCAGTATAATAATGCGGCAGATGCGATGACAACCATACTACCGGCTCCGCATAGCCTTCATGCTGCCACACCTGAGATGATACAGGCCGGACATGCTTTGGCGCAGGAGCTTGGAACGAAATTTCATATACATGTTGCCGAGGAACCCTTTGAAGTTAAGGAAGTTTTGGATAAATACCAACTGCGTCCCGTTGAATTTTTTGAAAAGCTTGGTGTATTGGACGATAAAATGGTCATGGTACATGCTGTATGGCTGAATGAAAGAGAGAAAGAGCTGATGGCAGATAAAAAAGCCAGCCTTGCTTATTGTCCGTCCAGTAATATGTTTTTGGCTGATGGTGTTACAGACATTGCATGGATGGCTGAAGCAGGCATTAATATTGGTTTGGGCAGCGATGGTGCCTGCAGCAATAACCGTATCAGTGTGTTTGAAGAAATGCGTATGTCCTCTCTTTTACAAAAAGTCACGAAACTTAATGCTCTTTTGATTGATAGCGAACAAGCTTATCATATGGGAACTGTTAATGGAGGTACTCTTTTGGAGCTTCCCATTGGTGAAATCAAAGAAGGTTATAAAGCAGACCTTTTAGGAGTGGACCTTATGGATATCTCACTGCAGCCTTTTTTCTCGGACTATGAACAGCTCCTCCCCAATATTGTTTATTCTATGCAGCCTGCCGCCATTAAGGAAGTTATTGTAAACGGGCACCGAACTGTGCATAAAGGAAAATTGACAACTATCGAAGAAGGCGATATTGTAAAGCAGGTTTCAGAGTTAAGCAGAAGAATCCATACGGCGATTAGATCTTCTTAA
- a CDS encoding multicopper oxidase family protein, protein MAKVELDPLLIPKYVNQLFVPPVYKPVTVKDQKTGKEISHNYTITMSQFMQQILPKKFPKTTVWGFEGKVTDQKSGKTYYQHSSPGATIKAVKGIPVNVQWVNAITEQNLFAVDPTLHWANPNNMPMPEPPFLPYPEGYPLAQSPVPLVVHVHGAEVRSDSDGYPDSWFTAGEQKTGSTFTKSRYSYPNEQEAATLWYHDHTLGLTRLNVYAGLAGFYLINNPKDSSCDYLPSGEYDVPLVIQDRSFYDDGSLLYPSNGINPQLHPYWRPGFTGNTIMVNGRVWPNFKVEPRQYRFRLLNGSNSRIYKFKLSNNQSFTQISSDGGLLPQPVELKELLLSPAERADIIVDFSMLAAGEAIILENIANTPFPNGAPADPETVGQIMKFTVSDKCPVVPKKIPDKLNTIPKLIPNVLNTTVTLNVAVDATGLSELLLNGQMWHAPVSEEAIIGSTVEWEIVNMTNGAHPIHIHLIQFLIKNRQNYDSVKYAEEWTKLNGTPPLENPTVTLSPEPYLQGDPIEPPLNETGWKDTVLVMPNQVTRLLIRYAPQEAKEKDARPCVNLFPFDPSYGPGYVWHCHIIDHEDNDMMRPYKVVPCIGCDIQIDKLK, encoded by the coding sequence ATGGCAAAAGTAGAGCTTGACCCTTTATTAATACCAAAGTATGTTAATCAACTATTTGTACCGCCGGTCTATAAACCTGTTACAGTAAAGGATCAAAAAACAGGGAAAGAGATTAGTCACAATTATACCATTACAATGAGTCAATTTATGCAACAGATTTTACCAAAGAAATTCCCCAAAACTACAGTTTGGGGGTTTGAAGGGAAGGTTACTGATCAAAAAAGCGGTAAAACCTATTATCAGCATAGTTCTCCCGGTGCTACGATAAAGGCAGTAAAAGGAATACCGGTTAATGTACAATGGGTGAACGCTATTACAGAACAAAATCTCTTTGCAGTAGATCCAACCCTTCACTGGGCCAATCCCAATAATATGCCAATGCCGGAACCACCGTTTCTTCCTTATCCGGAGGGGTATCCACTGGCTCAGAGCCCGGTGCCTCTTGTTGTTCACGTGCATGGTGCAGAAGTCAGATCCGACTCAGATGGTTATCCGGATTCCTGGTTTACAGCAGGAGAACAAAAAACAGGAAGTACCTTTACGAAATCACGTTATTCCTATCCCAATGAGCAGGAAGCCGCAACTTTATGGTACCATGATCACACTTTAGGGTTAACCAGACTAAATGTGTATGCCGGACTGGCTGGCTTTTATCTCATAAATAATCCGAAGGACAGTAGCTGTGACTATCTGCCGTCAGGTGAATACGATGTTCCCCTTGTAATTCAGGATAGGTCCTTTTATGATGATGGTTCCCTGCTGTATCCCAGCAACGGAATAAATCCGCAGCTGCACCCGTATTGGCGTCCGGGATTTACGGGAAATACCATTATGGTAAACGGAAGAGTATGGCCTAATTTCAAGGTTGAGCCAAGGCAATATCGTTTTCGGTTATTAAACGGTTCAAATAGCAGAATTTATAAATTTAAGTTATCCAATAATCAGTCCTTTACCCAGATCAGTTCAGATGGTGGATTGCTGCCGCAACCGGTAGAATTAAAAGAATTACTCTTATCACCTGCAGAGCGTGCGGATATTATAGTTGATTTCTCTATGCTTGCAGCAGGAGAGGCTATTATTCTTGAAAACATCGCAAATACACCTTTCCCTAACGGTGCACCGGCAGATCCAGAAACCGTGGGACAGATTATGAAGTTTACCGTATCAGATAAATGTCCTGTTGTTCCGAAGAAAATACCGGATAAATTAAATACAATACCCAAGTTGATTCCGAATGTGCTAAATACAACGGTAACATTAAATGTTGCAGTTGACGCCACCGGACTGTCAGAACTTCTTTTAAACGGCCAGATGTGGCATGCGCCTGTTTCAGAAGAAGCTATTATCGGTTCCACCGTTGAATGGGAGATTGTTAATATGACCAATGGAGCACATCCCATTCATATACACCTTATCCAGTTCCTGATAAAAAACAGACAGAATTATGATTCCGTGAAATACGCAGAGGAATGGACGAAACTTAACGGTACTCCACCATTGGAAAATCCGACGGTCACACTGTCTCCGGAGCCTTATCTTCAAGGTGATCCCATTGAGCCGCCCCTTAATGAGACCGGCTGGAAAGATACCGTATTGGTAATGCCAAATCAGGTGACAAGACTCCTGATAAGATATGCACCTCAGGAAGCCAAAGAAAAAGATGCAAGACCTTGTGTAAATCTGTTCCCTTTTGATCCAAGTTACGGACCCGGTTATGTTTGGCATTGTCATATAATTGATCATGAAGACAATGATATGATGAGACCTTATAAGGTGGTGCCTTGTATTGGCTGTGATATTCAAATAGATAAATTGAAATAG
- a CDS encoding prolipoprotein diacylglyceryl transferase, whose translation MRNELFTIGPFTVYGYGLMIAIGAFAAYLVSEFRAKRLGLKHELIFALFWWCLGGGILGAKLLYLLTQLKEIAADPSILLNVSEGFVVYGGIIGGILGGFVFCRIKKLEFLKYFDLVMPSIALAQAFGRVGCTFAGCCYGNDTDSFFHIIFHESKFAPNEVALIPTQPLSSGLNFLHFAVLVFLSRRVKADGQIAGFYLIFYSAGRFILEFFRGDLVRGHIGALSTSQFIAIFLFLFGIALVIFCGKNPKLQKGSLSDNENKDSGEDSE comes from the coding sequence ATGAGAAATGAATTATTTACGATAGGTCCTTTTACCGTATACGGTTACGGACTTATGATTGCCATTGGCGCTTTCGCAGCCTATCTGGTATCAGAATTTCGTGCGAAAAGGCTTGGTTTAAAGCACGAATTGATTTTTGCACTTTTTTGGTGGTGTCTGGGCGGAGGTATTCTTGGTGCAAAGCTTCTCTACCTACTTACACAGCTGAAAGAAATCGCGGCTGACCCTTCGATTTTATTGAATGTATCTGAAGGTTTTGTTGTATATGGCGGTATTATAGGCGGTATTCTGGGCGGATTTGTCTTCTGTCGTATAAAGAAATTGGAATTCTTGAAATATTTTGACCTTGTAATGCCTTCTATTGCTTTAGCCCAGGCCTTCGGCCGTGTAGGCTGTACTTTTGCAGGCTGCTGTTATGGAAATGACACCGATAGCTTTTTTCATATTATTTTTCACGAATCCAAGTTCGCACCAAATGAGGTAGCGCTTATTCCGACTCAGCCACTTTCCAGTGGGCTTAATTTCTTGCACTTTGCAGTATTGGTCTTCTTATCAAGACGTGTGAAGGCAGACGGACAGATAGCAGGCTTCTATTTGATATTCTACAGTGCCGGCAGATTCATTCTTGAATTCTTCCGGGGAGATCTGGTACGAGGACATATTGGAGCATTATCAACCTCCCAGTTTATCGCTATATTTTTATTTCTGTTTGGTATTGCCCTTGTTATCTTCTGTGGAAAGAATCCCAAATTGCAAAAGGGTTCTTTATCAGATAATGAAAATAAGGATTCTGGTGAAGACAGCGAATAA
- the murA gene encoding UDP-N-acetylglucosamine 1-carboxyvinyltransferase — MKDNKTYLQVKGGKALRGEIEISGSKNSILALIPAMCLGEGEGVLTHISEISDVEAMRGILAEIGLEMISYNNTVKISGNMTYSELSKRYVTKIRASNLFLGVLLARFGKAVVPLSGGDKIGNRPIDIHLYVFNKFGIRTDIIDGYVKCEATVFPYKGQEIFLRFPSVGATENAMLVASAAESETVIYNAAMEPEIVDMAILLSSMGVKITGAGTPVIRIKPNAAKLQRTVHEVIPDRLEVGTFLFMIAATKGKALLKNVIPEHVISVITILSDSGAVINARDNNIFIDAANCELQAINVEALPFPGFPTDLQPFATVYSLSCNGKSSVKDAVFPVRFNHLYEISKMGMNYESMHSQVIINGIQKLAGATMKGTDIRMCAALVMAALLAEGESKIYGLEHILRGYDNFFLKLLALGADISLMNKGVPELIVSQNAYSG; from the coding sequence ATGAAAGACAACAAGACTTATCTGCAGGTAAAAGGCGGGAAAGCACTTCGTGGAGAAATAGAGATCAGCGGTTCGAAGAACTCGATACTGGCATTAATTCCGGCTATGTGTTTAGGGGAAGGAGAAGGTGTACTAACACATATCTCTGAAATTTCCGATGTAGAGGCTATGAGAGGAATATTAGCAGAAATCGGACTGGAGATGATCAGTTATAACAACACAGTGAAGATAAGCGGAAATATGACATATTCGGAATTGAGTAAACGATATGTTACGAAAATACGAGCCTCCAACCTTTTTCTTGGCGTATTATTAGCCAGATTCGGTAAAGCAGTGGTCCCCTTATCCGGAGGGGATAAGATTGGTAACAGGCCAATCGACATCCATTTGTATGTATTTAATAAATTTGGAATTCGTACTGATATAATAGATGGCTACGTTAAATGTGAAGCAACCGTATTTCCTTACAAGGGCCAGGAGATTTTCTTAAGATTTCCGAGTGTAGGTGCAACGGAAAATGCCATGCTGGTTGCCAGTGCCGCGGAGAGCGAGACTGTCATTTATAATGCAGCCATGGAACCTGAGATTGTAGATATGGCAATCCTGTTAAGTTCAATGGGTGTTAAAATAACCGGTGCTGGTACACCTGTGATACGTATTAAGCCAAATGCAGCCAAACTGCAGAGGACAGTACATGAAGTCATTCCCGACCGGCTGGAAGTCGGAACCTTTCTATTTATGATAGCGGCTACAAAAGGTAAGGCTTTATTAAAGAACGTAATCCCGGAACATGTGATTTCTGTAATTACGATTTTGTCGGATTCCGGTGCAGTAATTAATGCAAGAGATAATAATATCTTTATTGACGCTGCTAATTGTGAGCTTCAGGCAATAAATGTTGAAGCACTGCCATTTCCCGGCTTCCCCACAGATTTGCAGCCCTTTGCTACGGTTTACTCCTTGAGCTGTAATGGTAAATCTTCTGTTAAGGATGCCGTTTTTCCGGTAAGGTTCAATCACTTGTATGAAATCAGTAAAATGGGTATGAATTATGAAAGTATGCACTCACAGGTCATCATAAACGGGATTCAGAAATTGGCAGGAGCAACCATGAAGGGGACTGATATTAGAATGTGTGCGGCACTGGTTATGGCAGCTTTACTGGCAGAAGGTGAATCTAAGATCTATGGATTGGAGCATATCTTAAGAGGTTATGATAATTTCTTCTTAAAGCTTCTTGCTCTTGGTGCAGATATTTCCCTTATGAACAAGGGGGTCCCAGAGCTAATTGTCAGTCAGAATGCCTATAGTGGTTAA
- a CDS encoding ABC-F family ATP-binding cassette domain-containing protein, translated as MIKAINFSYSFPDKELYKNISFTLEEGQHCAFIGTSGSGKSTLLDILMDPDKYMFDGKLEVAPDCRIGYVSQFSQLDKANEITVFQYIAENFMKLQNEITAICTEMETSENLDVLLEQYQEKLDAFEAIGGDDYENIINKKLNLANLSKHENLKVSNLSGGEFKLIQVIKEMLTSPELMIMDEPDAFLDFDNLNSLKNLINSHKGIMLIITHNRYLLNHCFNKIIHLENKELQEFDGSYVEYNFSLLQTKIELQELAAADTEEIERNEMIIDKLRAIATVHTEAARGKALHARVKVLERLEARRIKAPFVEIKEPQIELVANDVVEDTIVLKVENYSAAFQEILLEKVSFEIKSTDKVALIGSNGTGKTTLLRDIYKNKNAAIEVSEATKMAFLSQLQGEMLKEDNTVLEEFFELGFQTREEIKQHILNYGFGEEVLTQKIGSLSGGEKNMLQLAKISVGRSNLLLLDEPTSHLDTYSQIALEKAIRDYKGAVLMISHDYYTIANCVDYVLLIEDKTIRKMSMRKFRKMIYANHFEKDYLAIEEKKKAVETKIESALKNTDFEQAKVLSEELEELVKQL; from the coding sequence ATGATTAAAGCAATAAACTTTTCCTACTCTTTTCCGGATAAGGAATTATATAAAAACATTTCATTTACATTAGAAGAAGGTCAGCATTGTGCTTTTATTGGCACCAGTGGCAGCGGAAAAAGTACTTTATTGGACATCTTGATGGATCCAGATAAATATATGTTCGACGGTAAATTAGAGGTAGCTCCCGATTGCCGTATTGGTTATGTAAGCCAGTTCTCACAGCTTGACAAAGCAAATGAAATCACTGTCTTCCAATATATAGCGGAGAATTTCATGAAACTTCAAAATGAAATTACTGCCATATGTACCGAAATGGAAACCTCTGAAAACCTGGATGTTTTACTGGAACAGTATCAGGAAAAACTGGATGCTTTTGAAGCCATTGGAGGGGATGATTATGAAAATATCATTAATAAGAAACTAAATCTGGCCAATTTAAGTAAACATGAGAACCTGAAGGTTTCTAACTTAAGCGGCGGAGAGTTTAAATTGATTCAGGTAATAAAAGAAATGCTCACCAGCCCGGAATTAATGATTATGGATGAGCCGGATGCCTTTTTGGACTTTGATAATCTGAATTCCCTTAAGAACCTTATAAACTCACACAAAGGGATAATGCTTATTATAACCCATAACAGATACCTGCTGAATCATTGCTTTAATAAGATCATTCATCTTGAAAATAAAGAGTTACAGGAATTTGACGGCAGTTATGTTGAATATAATTTCTCCCTGCTTCAGACTAAGATAGAATTGCAGGAACTGGCTGCTGCGGATACAGAAGAGATAGAAAGAAATGAGATGATTATAGACAAGCTAAGAGCCATTGCAACTGTTCACACAGAAGCAGCCAGAGGAAAAGCCCTGCATGCCCGGGTTAAAGTATTGGAAAGGCTGGAAGCCCGTAGAATCAAAGCTCCTTTTGTAGAAATCAAAGAACCGCAAATAGAACTTGTAGCAAATGATGTAGTTGAAGATACCATTGTGTTAAAAGTTGAGAATTACAGTGCGGCTTTTCAAGAGATTCTTTTGGAGAAAGTAAGCTTTGAGATAAAATCAACGGATAAAGTGGCACTCATCGGTTCAAACGGAACCGGTAAAACGACTTTACTTCGTGACATATACAAAAATAAAAATGCAGCCATAGAAGTTTCTGAAGCTACTAAAATGGCCTTTCTGTCTCAGTTACAAGGAGAGATGCTAAAGGAGGACAATACAGTACTGGAAGAATTCTTTGAACTGGGCTTTCAGACCAGAGAGGAGATAAAACAGCATATTCTGAATTATGGCTTTGGTGAAGAGGTCCTTACACAAAAGATTGGTTCCTTATCAGGCGGTGAAAAGAATATGCTCCAATTAGCTAAGATATCTGTTGGCAGATCAAACCTTCTGCTTCTTGATGAGCCCACCAGCCACCTGGACACTTATTCTCAGATAGCACTGGAAAAAGCAATAAGAGACTATAAAGGTGCCGTGCTGATGATTTCCCATGATTATTACACCATAGCAAATTGTGTGGATTATGTATTGTTAATTGAGGATAAGACCATAAGAAAGATGAGCATGCGTAAATTCAGAAAGATGATTTATGCAAATCATTTTGAGAAAGACTATCTTGCAATAGAAGAGAAAAAGAAAGCAGTAGAAACAAAGATAGAATCCGCTTTGAAGAACACTGATTTTGAACAGGCAAAGGTATTGTCAGAAGAGTTGGAGGAACTGGTTAAACAGTTATAA
- a CDS encoding class I SAM-dependent methyltransferase, which translates to MKQSYTEINAKTWDKWSENNCEWSIPITQQEYEKAKTGEWGVYLTPCIKVPHEWFGSLKDKKILGLASGGGQQMPLFTALGAECTIFDYSDRQLAAERMVAEREGYNIRIIKGDMTKPLPFEEESFDIIFHPVSNCYIEHIQPVWNECYRILKKGGILLAGFANDICFLFEDEAPLTVVNKLPFNPLKMEPEKYDRMADNYEGIQFSHSMEEQIGGQLKAGFTLTDLYEDRDRPGGAAIRDYASQYMATRAIKQR; encoded by the coding sequence ATGAAGCAGAGTTATACAGAAATTAATGCAAAGACCTGGGATAAGTGGTCAGAAAATAACTGTGAATGGTCCATACCCATTACTCAGCAGGAATATGAAAAAGCGAAAACAGGAGAGTGGGGGGTGTATCTGACCCCCTGCATAAAAGTCCCCCATGAATGGTTCGGTAGCCTGAAGGATAAAAAAATACTTGGATTAGCAAGCGGCGGTGGACAGCAGATGCCGCTGTTTACAGCATTGGGAGCAGAATGTACGATCTTTGATTACTCCGACCGTCAGTTAGCAGCAGAAAGAATGGTGGCAGAAAGAGAGGGCTACAATATCAGAATTATAAAAGGAGATATGACAAAACCTCTCCCCTTTGAAGAGGAATCCTTTGATATTATTTTTCATCCTGTTTCTAACTGCTATATTGAGCATATTCAGCCTGTTTGGAATGAGTGTTATCGGATACTGAAAAAGGGAGGAATACTATTAGCCGGATTTGCGAATGATATATGCTTTTTATTCGAGGATGAAGCTCCATTAACCGTTGTTAACAAACTTCCATTTAATCCTTTAAAAATGGAACCGGAAAAATACGACCGAATGGCTGATAATTATGAAGGCATTCAATTCAGCCATAGTATGGAAGAGCAAATCGGAGGCCAGTTAAAGGCTGGTTTTACTTTGACAGATCTCTATGAGGACAGGGACAGACCTGGCGGGGCAGCTATTCGTGACTACGCTTCTCAATATATGGCAACCAGAGCGATTAAGCAAAGGTAA
- a CDS encoding phosphotransferase encodes MSNEKNLSLFNKTIDGNKSWAELFQSISAFKPLIEAIFKVHDLEAGKIENLTPGTNAVFRIHNKVIKIFAPIESGYNTGSDYAIELSSLKHANEVQIPAPLLLHAGEMNDRYLFHYIIMEFINGKEAEHKLKQYRTLQKRNFAYRLKEITSKLNTKVQFRDIPIVALADIQNSERWSGFSKAFCQDRKAYIQNSKYPEYVYTHGDLTGENMIIDEKEEIYIIDFADSRIAPYFYEWPPIVFALFGCDQIMMEAYFGDYHKDEFYDILTLSFVLHEFGSNILGQICNLHNITPDSIKDMANLKLLLRTCVEGGGTKVS; translated from the coding sequence ATGAGTAATGAAAAAAATCTTTCTTTATTTAACAAAACCATTGATGGCAATAAATCATGGGCAGAACTCTTTCAGTCAATCAGTGCTTTTAAGCCGTTAATAGAAGCTATATTTAAAGTACATGATCTGGAAGCCGGCAAAATTGAAAATCTCACACCTGGGACAAATGCGGTCTTTCGCATCCATAATAAGGTCATAAAGATATTTGCACCAATTGAATCGGGATACAACACCGGTTCAGATTATGCAATTGAACTGTCCTCGTTAAAACATGCAAATGAGGTGCAAATTCCCGCACCATTATTGCTGCATGCGGGTGAGATGAACGACAGATATCTTTTTCATTATATTATAATGGAGTTCATTAACGGAAAAGAAGCCGAACATAAATTAAAGCAATATCGAACCCTCCAAAAAAGAAATTTTGCATACAGACTAAAGGAAATAACAAGTAAATTAAATACAAAAGTTCAATTTAGGGATATTCCCATAGTAGCATTGGCAGATATACAAAACAGTGAAAGATGGAGCGGCTTCTCGAAGGCTTTCTGTCAGGATAGAAAAGCATATATTCAAAATAGTAAGTATCCTGAGTATGTATATACACATGGTGATTTGACAGGTGAAAATATGATTATAGATGAAAAGGAGGAAATCTATATAATAGATTTTGCTGACAGCCGTATTGCTCCTTATTTCTATGAGTGGCCGCCAATTGTCTTTGCATTATTTGGCTGCGACCAGATCATGATGGAAGCATACTTTGGAGATTATCACAAGGATGAGTTCTATGATATCTTAACGCTGAGTTTCGTTCTTCATGAATTTGGTTCAAATATACTGGGACAAATCTGTAATTTACATAATATCACACCTGACTCTATCAAAGATATGGCGAATCTCAAATTACTGCTGCGGACATGTGTGGAAGGTGGAGGGACAAAAGTCAGCTAG